In Trichocoleus desertorum ATA4-8-CV12, a single window of DNA contains:
- a CDS encoding DNA adenine methylase, with product MSPQTAPSIAPRPFLKWAGGKSQLISQYQPFFPQERFKTYYEPFLGGGAVFFHLLPAQGILTDINPELVNVYCCVRDQIEPLIQRLQEHQKNHSYDYYYQVRAKKPINKLARAARLIYLNKTCFNGLYRENSKGDFNVPMGRYKNPGICNADLLRAVSMALRSTIIEIKPFEAILQHATHEDFVYFDPPYYPLSPTSNFTAYSRYAFDQEHQVKLRDVFVELANRGVKVMLSNSDCEFIRELYQGFNIYAIAAARSINSKASKRGKITEVLVTSY from the coding sequence GGCAGGCGGAAAAAGCCAACTGATTTCTCAGTATCAACCGTTCTTTCCGCAAGAAAGATTTAAAACCTACTACGAACCTTTCTTAGGGGGTGGCGCAGTTTTCTTTCACCTCTTACCCGCACAAGGAATTCTGACGGATATTAATCCAGAATTAGTCAATGTTTATTGCTGTGTGCGAGACCAGATTGAACCTTTAATTCAACGCTTGCAGGAACACCAGAAAAATCATTCCTACGATTATTACTATCAAGTAAGAGCCAAAAAACCTATAAATAAATTAGCACGGGCGGCTCGTCTAATTTATTTAAATAAAACTTGCTTTAATGGCCTATATCGAGAGAATTCCAAAGGAGATTTTAATGTACCAATGGGGCGTTATAAAAATCCTGGAATTTGCAATGCAGACTTATTGCGAGCGGTTTCTATGGCATTGCGATCGACCATCATTGAAATCAAACCTTTTGAAGCAATTTTGCAACATGCTACGCACGAAGATTTTGTCTATTTCGATCCGCCTTACTACCCCTTAAGCCCTACCAGCAATTTCACTGCTTATAGTCGCTATGCTTTTGATCAAGAGCATCAAGTCAAACTGAGAGATGTATTTGTAGAACTTGCAAATCGAGGCGTAAAAGTGATGCTTTCCAATTCAGATTGTGAATTTATTCGAGAACTATATCAAGGCTTCAATATTTATGCGATCGCTGCTGCCCGCTCAATTAACTCTAAGGCAAGCAAACGAGGCAAGATTACAGAAGTTTTAGTGACTTCCTATTAA
- a CDS encoding Uma2 family endonuclease has translation MVQAHLKPIILEEFLALPETEPASEYIDGYSIQKPMPQGEHSTIQGELVTAINAVTKPQKIARAYPELRCTFSGRSIVPDVAVFRWERIPRNPDGSVANIFALAPDWIIEILSPEQSQTKVTAKILHCLKHGTQMGWLIDPRERAVFAYYPQQSPDLLDESAQRLPVPSFANELQLTVGDLFGWLLE, from the coding sequence ATGGTACAAGCACACCTGAAACCCATCATCTTAGAAGAGTTTCTGGCACTACCAGAGACTGAGCCTGCTAGCGAGTACATTGACGGCTACAGTATTCAAAAACCCATGCCTCAAGGAGAGCACAGCACGATTCAGGGAGAGTTAGTAACTGCGATTAATGCCGTCACCAAACCTCAAAAAATTGCTCGTGCTTATCCAGAATTACGCTGTACCTTTTCTGGACGCTCAATTGTCCCAGATGTCGCAGTCTTTCGCTGGGAAAGAATTCCTCGTAATCCAGATGGGAGTGTGGCAAATATCTTTGCCTTGGCTCCGGATTGGATCATTGAAATCTTATCGCCAGAGCAAAGTCAAACGAAGGTGACGGCTAAAATTTTGCATTGCTTGAAGCATGGAACCCAGATGGGATGGCTGATTGATCCGAGGGAGCGGGCTGTGTTCGCGTACTATCCCCAACAATCACCAGACTTACTGGACGAGTCCGCTCAACGGCTACCTGTACCATCCTTTGCCAATGAGCTACAGCTAACAGTTGGTGATTTGTTTGGTTGGCTGCTCGAATAA